AGTTGGGCTGTCCCCGAGCACCCTAAGAGGATGAGCAGAGTCTGTGCCCACAGACAGGAGGTGGGAACCCAGCACTCAGCTGGACCCACACTGGGCACACTGGAgggtggctgctctgctcctttctccagATGCTCAGGGAACAGGAAGAATTTTCAGCTCTCTGTGGGACCATGAtttcagctgctccctgtgcttGTGACTTCAAACATTCATGGGTCACATCCTGAGATTTTGCCACCTGCAGCCATCCAGCCCTGTCCTACTCCCCTGGCACCAGGGGTGTGTAGGGACAAATGCTGTCTGTGGTGCAGAAATGTTCTGGTAAAACCAGGTTTTATTGGAACAGAAGAATTACTTGGACATCTGCATTGATTTTTGAATGTTCCCAATGAGATGTTTTTCCATCTCAGTCATCTGAAAACCTCTTTGCCTCCATACCTTTGTCAGCAAGCAGATGCCAAATGGTGTTGGACGATCAGGGatcattttttaattcatgacCCCCCCCAAACCATTTCCTTAGTGTATCTGAGTCAGTTTAGGATCAGGGTAGCCCAGATAATGTGTGTTACAGGAGCCAGGCAAAGCCTGAAACTTCTACTGCTGAAAGCTCAAATTAAGCAATTAACCCCAAGGTCAGGGTTGATGCTTCCTGGGGGTCTGGTTTTTAGCTTAGAAATCTGACAAACATCCCCCACCCCCACTCCTACCAACTCTTTGGAGGCTGGATAGAGGTGGGAGGCTACAGCCACATTGGTGACTcctaaaaaatgtttccttacTCATTTCCCTGCATTCCTGTCATGCTGAAACAAGAAAGTGATTTCTTTGAGCTCTTCCCCCTTTCAGAAAGAGAGGTGCTGTGTGTCCCTGAGGTGGGACCATTTAACCCAGGAACTGGAGAGATGGTCATGAAGAGTGGCTGGAGCATCTCAGAGGGACTGAGGTTCATAGCACAGCAATAGGGTTGGTGTGAGATGGAAGTTTTCCCAACATGGCTTCTGGATTCATGGAATCCTAGGAtggttttgcttggaaaagacctttaagatcatcaggtccaactcTTAATGGTATTGCCAtggccaccactaaaccatggtCCTCAAcaccacatccccagggctccctGACCCAGGCTGTGGTGTCCCCTGGCAGGGGCCATGCCAGGGCCACCCAATGTTGCACTACTTGAATAGAGGGATagcaaaccccaaaaaaatcccagaagcAAGTGCTAAGTAAAACAACCGTCCAAAATAAAGTTGGTGGTagcagaaatggaaattctCATGATAGAAAGAAAGgggaacactgaaaaaaatccaaacagtgAAACTGGATGATGTAAGTTGCTATTTATAGCAGGTTTTAGTGCTGAGGTGACACGATTCACTCGGAAAAGGAAGTATTGAAAATTTTATGAATTCAGAAATTGCTTTTatgagcagctcagctgctgtctCCAGCAGTCTCCAtcctgctctgcacagagctgggcCACCACTGCCCTTCCATCCACAGCCAGAAAATTCACTCTCAACATTCTTGACATTTCTGGAGAAATGTTGGAATTTTTGAGCTGATGTCATGTCCTGGAGCTGGCTCCAGTGGGAACCTGTGCTGGGGGAGTGATTGGGAACCATCTGCCTCAGGCCCAGCTGGGCAGTGTGAGCAAGCACCCCCAGCTGGGATGTACAGGAGGCTGTGTCATGTTCCACCTAAACTGTGCCCTGTCAGGAAGGGAATTGGTGGTGGTAAGAAGAATTAATCTTGTGAAAGGTTCACACTTCCTCCAACAGACACGTTTTCTGAAGAATGTACCCTGGGAATATGATCACTTTCTAATGGGGatgcttcagatttttctttctcagcctggctccagagctgctccagtcctAAGCCAACATCctctctggacttgttccaacagctccgtgtccttctggtgttgggaCCAGATCTGGACCCAGCTTTACCagggggtctccccagagcagagcagaaggggacaATGCCCTGCTGctgacactgctggggatgcagcccaggacaggagGGCTCCTGGGGGTTTCTGGGCTCTCAGTGCACGTtgttggctcatgttgagcttttaACCAATGAACACCCCCAAGTCACCTCCTTCTCAGGGAtgctctccatccatccatccatccatccatccatccatccatccatccatccattctctgcccagcctggatttgtgcttgggattttCCTCACCCAcgtgcaggaccttgcactttgGCCTTACTGAACTTCATAGAGTTTTCCACCAGCACCACCTTGGGCAGCTCTTTGCTGCACATTGCCAGAGATGTCCCTGGTGTTGGTTCCTTCCAGGCACTGTCAGGGGGTAGGAAACCCACGGGGAGGTGTGAGCTCTGTCTCCAGCAGAGGGGTGTGAGATTTCCAGCTGGGGTGACTGTGCGTGGGGCCTGGCAATACAGTCTCACCATTTATTTTGGGGCTGCTGCAAGGCCACAAACCACTTCCCTGTGTGTGGGGGCTGTTTGTAGGCTGGgtgctctgcagcatctctgggaAGCACAGGTCCCATCCTGGTCATTGTGCTGAGGCTTTTGCCACCCCAGATGGGCTCCTGCCCTTCAAAAGAGCCATTGTCCAAGCGCCACAGGCTGTGCCTGGCACCTGCGTCcccctgggagaggggagggattGGGAAGCTCCAGCAtggccctgcagcctccccctgTGGCTTCTGCAGCCCTCAGAGACCCTGCCGAGATGCAGCTGTAGGAGGGATTTGCTGGGGATGGTTTGTGAGTGGGAGTGGAGGTGACCTGGGCTCGGTCAGGGATCACTTttgccccagggctgcaggcaaAGGGACAAAGGACAAGGCTgggggaggggattgtccccctcttctctgctctggggacccccccctgcagctctggtgtccccagcacaagaaggacacagagctgctggagagagtccagaggaggccacggGGCACTTCTGTGACATCCTGCCACACAGGCTGCTCTTAAAATaacttcagctttctttttctgccctgcctgcaccaaGGCAATTCTCATGCCCCAGTCTGGGTGAtgccaaaataataaaaaatggcTCATTTCCAGGAATAATAAAGGAAGCTTGAGATGGCAGCTTATAAATACTTCAGCTGCAGGAAGCTGGAGTAGAGAGCTCTGGGATTGGAGAGAGAAGTGAAAACTGGTGTGCAACAACCCAAAACTGGAAAGAGGAGCTGGCCACAAAGGGTGAGTGGCTctggagcagctgggctggtggctgGGCTGGTGGCCAGTGACTCGACACCAAGGGCCTGTGGTGGGGGTCAGCAGCTGGGGTGGTGCAGCCCCCATGTTCACTGGGCCATGCTGCAACATCATCAACAtcaacaccaacaccaacaccaacaccaacatcAACATCAACATCAACAtcaacaccaacaccaacaccaacaccaacaccaacaccaacatcAACATCAACATCAACAtcaacaccaacaccaacaccaacaccaacaccaacatcAACAtcaacaccaacaccaacaccaacaccaacatcACCATCAACACCAACAtcaacaccaacaccaacatcAACACCAACATCACCATCAACACCAACAtcaacaccaacaccaacaccaacaccaacatcACCATCAACACCAACAtcaacaccaacaccaacatcAACACCAACATCAACATCAACAtcaacaccaacaccaacatcACCATCAACACCAACAtcaacaccaacaccaacaccaacatcACCATCAACACCAACAtcaacaccaacaccaacatcACCATCAACACCAACAtcaacaccaacaccaacatcaacaccaacaccaacaccaacatcaacaccaacaccaacatcAACACCAACATCACCAtcaacaccaacaccaacaccaacatcAACATCAACATCAACATCAATACCAACACCAACAtcaacaccaacaccaacatcAACACCAACATCAACACCAACATCAACATCAACATCATCAGCATCAACACCAACATCAACACCAACAtcaacaccaacaccaacatcAACATCAACATCATCAACAtcaacaccaacaccaacatcAACAtcaacaccaacaccaacaccaacaccaacatcACCAACAGAGAGCTGGGGGAGCGTGGTTATGAGCTGTGcgttggaaagggacctgacCTTGGGGTGTTGGGTGACAGTGACTCAAtgtgagtcagcagtgtgctcaggtggccaagaggccagtggcatcctgggttaggaactcagtggccagcagtGACAGGGAGGTGACCATCCCTCTGTGGGcccacagcttgagtcctgtgttccGTTCTGGGCACCTCGGTacaggagggacagagaagtgatggaggtgtccagagaagggcagcagagctcaggaagggcctggagcacaaatcctgtgaggagctgaggagctgggggtgtttggtctggaggaggtgagaggagacctgATGGCTCTGTGCTACTGCCTCAAGGGAgggtggagagaggagggaaaaagcctctgctcctgagggatggGATAGGAGCAGAgagaatggatggaagctgtgccaggggaggttcaggctggatgttagggaatattttttcactgagtgggttgtcaggcattgggatggcccagggcaggggtggagtcaccatccctggaggcatttaaaaggcatttggagctggtcccTAAGGACAGGttttagtagttgactgtggtgttggtcaaaggttgggctggatgaccctggaagtctcttccaacctaaacaatcctgtgattctgtgaaatctgGGACTAGGAGTGGATCCAGCCTCTCCCAGACTCCTCTGAGGAGTTTAGGAAGCAAAGGGGTCTACTCTGTCACTTGTGACTCAATGGGGGAATCCTCCTCGTTCTTTTTCCCTGATCCCTGTGAAAATCACTCCATCCCATCCAGTCTCTCCTATCCCTGTATCAATCATCCCTGATCCCTGCATAGATCACTCCCATCCATTTCCAACCCCTACACATCCTTTCCACACACTTCAGTGACAAACTGACCCTCTCCAATTACTGTTCTGTCACTGTAACTTTGTTCCCCACTGGCAGCTCCAGGGGATTTGTGCTTCCTCAGTTGGAACTCCAGGCCCTGGATCTCACCCTCAGACCTGAGCATCCCCTCTGCAGTGGGGGGGATCCCACACCCAGTTGTATCCCCAAGGCCACCACTCCAGCCTCAGGCACTTGCCAAGCCCTGAAAGCTCCTGGAATACagggtccagttctgggctccccagtatGCAAGAGATATGGACATACTGGAGAGAACCCAGCAAAGGGTGTGAAGATGGTTAAGGGACAGGAGTGTCCCTCTTAGGGACTGTTCATCCTGCAGAAGAGATGGCTCAGGGGTTTCTTATCAACACGTGTGGAGCAAAATAGCTGGAGCTCAACTCTTCTGTGTGTTGGtcagtgagaggacaagaggcacAGGGAATTTATTTAAACACCAGATAACACTTTATGACTgaacactgaaacaggctgcccagacaGGCTCTGGAATCTCCATCCTTAGAGATACCCagagcccacctggacacgGTCCTGGGAAGCCTTCCCAGCTGTCCCAGAAGGTGCTGGATTGGATGATCTCCAGGGATGGCTCCAGTCTCAGCTCCAAACTGGTCCATGCTCAGCCCAGTGCAGCTCAGCAAACCCAGCACCCAAGAGCACGTGCAGGCTTTGGAGGCTGccaggttttgttttccagagttGCATAATCTGAGGCTGATATTGTGTCTTTTGCTATACAGACTCAGAGGGAAAATCCCTCCTGTAGTTCTCCTCTTTGTAGCTCTGCCACTTGGTACAAttcagtttccttttgtttttatgaaataaaaaatgagtgCTGAGTCAGAGCTCGACATACTTGGCTCCAATGTCAGCCCTATCCCATTCCTTCTGACTTCTCGTtttcgttttctttttttttttttccctttttttttttttttcttgttccctgtGGCCATTTCACTTTCGTGACATCCTCTATCCTCATTCTGGAAATTCCACTGGAGCTTTTCCCAGATGCTTCCAGGACTCCCTTTTTAAAAGGGAACTGAATCCATCTGCTGCAGTCTGAGCTGTGTCTGCTGGAGCTCCAggtcctgctcctgccctcaCCCCTCGGGAAGATGGAATTCTCTGCAGCAATTCTTGCTCTTCTCTTCATTGCAGCCTCTTGCTCCCAAACTTTCTCTGGCCCAGGTGagtccttttttcctttttttttttttttttcatttctgagaaTGGAGCTGAACCTTTGTTATAATTTCTCAAATGGCAGATTGGAGATGGgaatttttcagcatttgtaCCACTCTGCACTGAGATAATTACTAGTTCAAACCCCAGAACTGGAAAATaatccctccttcccttctccactcatccatccatccatccatccatccatccatcgCAGGATCCCAGTACTTATTTCTGGCTATAGTTTAGGGACTTTAATctctgccctggggctgggaaaggTGGGGAAAATAAGCTCTGAGCAATGACTGGGTGGGAATCTCCCCCTGAACCAGATACAATATTCCTGCCATTGGACCAGACAATCCCACATGTCCATTTCAACCTTCACTATTCTCTAATTCCACACCAccttccctgccagcacagctccctgagCTGATGTTCAGGCTGCTCCCAACAGCCTGGCACCTGCTCACCTTTCCCTCTGTGCCTCTTCCAGCTGGATCTGACCTCCCAACCTGCTGCATCTCCTACACCCACCACAGGCTCCCTGGGAAGCTCATCCTGGGTTATTacagctccagcaccagctgcagcctccaggCCATCGTGTGAGCATCAGCCCTGGGCCCTGGGCTTTGGGGGGCTGTGGAGACagagctggggggtggggaaCCCCAAGGGGAAAGGACTTGGGCAGGGATTGCCAGGGATGCTCTCACAGCAGTGCCCGAGGATGgtcctgcaggagctgtggggtcAGTATGGGAAGAGGGGTGGGACAGGGAGAAATAGCAGCCAGACCCTGGTGTCAGCATCAGATTAGGGCTGAtggagaagggggggggaacATCCTGCAGTGCCCCAAAGCTGGGATTCAGGCTGTCCTGGGATGCAGGTCTAACCTCCCTGTTCCACAGGTTCATCACAAGGAGAGGCCGCCAGGTCTGTGCCAACCCCAGGGACACCTGGGTTCAGCATCACCTGAAAAACTTGAAGCAGAAATGAGCAAATCAGGACTGCAGGCATAGCTGCTGCCATGCATGAGCCACCTGATCCTGAGCTCCTGGAGCAGGACCCTGGGGCAAGAGGAGCTGCAAaggggctgctggagcctcCTCATGTttggtgctgctgccaggctgcaaCCTCATCCCTTACACCTCCACCTGTGGCCTGCTCATGGGACTGCACCTCTGTGGTTCTTATAGTATtgtaaattatttaagaaaacatcATATGGAATAGGCAGTACTTGCTTCAGGGGATAATAATGCTCTTTATGTAAGGGAGGTTGAAAGTGTATTTATAGGAGGGGGGCTCAGAGTTCCAGCCTTGGATGATGGGAGGCCCTGCCTTACATGTGTGAAATTATGATTCTGGAGAATAAAGAATTTGGACAagatctctgtttttttctcttttctgtgcctctgtgtgGTGCTCACCAGAACCAAGAGAGAACCTCACCCTAAGCCCATCAGCACATGCTGATGGGAAATGGTTTGAACTATACAGTTTCCATGCTGCAGACATACGAATATGCTCCAAAACCTCATTCCCCCACCACATACACCCCCACCTCCCACATCCTCTGCAGAATTAGACGTGTTGGTTTGCACATGTGGGCCTTCTAAACACAGAAATGTGCTCTCCACACAGAGCCCAGGCACGTCTCAGGTCCTGGCTCCTGGCCCCAAGCCCTACATGCTGCATCCCCTGGGTGTGTGGTGACAGGACACGTCACTACAAGGGGTAAAATCCTTCCAGAGGCTTTGCTGGGGAAAGTGGATTATGGTTGGatggagggaagcagagaacATGGATCTGccaaggagctggggatgccctgggaggcagcagctacCCCAGTGCTGAGGGGTCCCTGCCCGTGGGCACCTCTGCCAGTTCAGCACCAGTGTGtcccagcacagagcacacAGGCATCCACATGCACACTCTGTGTCTCTCCTCACGTGAGATTAGAAGacatttcttcattaaaagggttgtcagggcctggcccaggctgcccagggcagggctggagtccccatcatccctggaggggtttcagagccctggagatgtggggatgagggacatggggtgggggtggcctgggcagggatgggggaagggttggactggatgatcacagaatcacagaatcatttgggttggaagggacctcagagatcatcaggtccaatccttgatccactccccctgtggttcccagcccatggcactgagtgccacatccaggctctttggaaatatctccagggatggagaatccaccccttccctgggcagcccattccaatgcctgatcaccctctccctaaagaaattctttctaatgtccaacctaaacctcccctggcacaacttgagacctcttgtgccctcttgtcttgctgagagttgcctgggaaaagagcccaaccctcCCCTGgttccaacctcctttcagggagttgtagagagtgatgaggtctcccctgagcctcctcttctccagcctcaacacccccagctccctcagcccttcctcacaggacttgtgctggatcccttcacagcctccttgctcttctctggacctgctccagcacctcaagctccttcctgagctgaggggcccagaactggacacaggactcaagctgtggcctccccagggctgagcacaggggcagaatcccttccctggacctgctggccacgctgttcctgagccagcccaggatgccattggccttcttggccacctgggcacactgctgcctcctcttcagcttcctggcaatccagactcccaggtccctttctgcctggctgctctcagccactctgtccctAGCCTGTAACaaatttaaaggttttttccaatcaaaacaattccatgattctaggaTCTGTCCCTGAGATATCACCACACCTCTGatcacagcagtgctgcctgggctgggcagggaccCCAGGTTCCTTTCTGGCCACCTGGGGGGTTGTTCCTGACTTTCCCACAAAGGGAAGGACTCAGGGGGGGAACAGCCACCTGGAAACCTGCAGCAGGCATTACCAAGATGAGGGTTTGCACAGGGACATGGATGGGAGGGAGCAGGTCCCAGGTGCTGGGCAGATCTTGGCCATGGCAGTCATGCTGCACATCCTTCACACTGAGAAGAAAACCCCAGCAGCAAGgtcacccagcactgcctggctgTGCAGCCACCTCTTGGCATTTCCTCTCcctaatgcaaaaaaaaaaaaaaaaaaaaaaaaaaaaaaaaaaaaaaaaaaaaaatccaaaccaaaacattatttaaaatctaCAGTATAAACATCCTcttattgtttcattttttccctgcagctaTAGATCAGACTCAGCAGCCCTGAGGCTTGGAAGCACCTTCCTATCTTGTGATTTCCTTCCAGCCTTGTGTTGTcctggctggaaagcagctgtgagcaggagagctgctggggcaTCCCAGGAGCAGCATCCCAAGGAAGGTCTGATCCAGGCTGTGTCCCAGGACATGGGGTACACATGGAGATGGCTCCAGATCCACGGGATGGATCCagactgctgtgctgggaggatgATGAGGGGgaggcacacacacactgctcacCCTGGCAGGGTCCCTGCAGAGAGGGTCAGGCCAGGCAGGGACAAGGAGGGACAGCATGGGGGGGATCCCGAGCAGGAATTCCCACTGTGCTCTGCAGAGTGGCCGCAGTGTGCTGGGGTGGGtggacaggagctgctgccacaggTGAGGATCCAGGGATTGGGGTCCTGGGGTCCATCCCAGCCCTGGTGCCTGCTCCATGTTCAGTCACTGGTGGAGCTGAGAGGGAGtttggtgctgcaggagcctAAACCAGAACCTGATGTGGGGAGAGCCTGAGTTGTGCCCCAGacaggacaggctggagaggcaggaggatgAGGTGCTGCAGCTGGATCTTCCCCAGACAGCCCCTGGATGGGAGCCCAGAGCACGTGGGAatttccctctccagcctttctggTTTCAGTTTcatggagcagcagccaggccagCCTGGTCCAGAACCCTGCTCCAGAATCCTGCTCCAGAACCCTGCTCCAGGACCGTGTTCCAGAACCCTGTTCCAGAACCCTGCTCCAGAACCCCTGCTCTGGGACCTCTGCTCCAGGACCCCAGGACCCCAGGAGGCCCTGGCACCCCCAGGACAGGTCCCTCTGTTGTGGAGCACATtgtccccatctcctcctgccagaTCCACCAAGCATGGCTGTGGATGGGGTGGGCCATggggcagcatccctggggctgtAAATCCCACAGACCCCCACAGGCTCTTCCCACCCCAGACCTGAGCTTCAGGGTCCTCTCTGCATCCTCCCTCTGCTTTCTCATCCCCTCATCTCTGCCCCCAGCCTCCCAGCTTCCTCCTCTTGTGTCTCTCCATCCCCCTCACACCCTGCTGTCCTCTGCACCCCAGGGTGCCCTGAACCcacccctcagcacccacctccacTCCCCAGCACCTTTCTTCACAGTCCCCAGGGACAGCCCCCCTCTTCTGCCTGGGGCTGTGACACCTTGGGCCCCCCCACCAAGGTTTTGGGACCCCCCTCCATCCATGGCTTCCTGGCTGGGAGAGCCCCATCCTCTTGGGGGATCCTCATCACTGGGAGCCCCCCAGTGCCCTCAGGCTCTGTGAGGTTTTGGCACCCATTCCCTGCTCCAGTAAAATAGTCCCAGGCTGCTGAGAGCTCTGGTCAGAGCTGTGGAACAGACCCTTTGGGGCAGCTGATGAGGAACTGCAAGAGGAAGTGTTGGGTAAGAATCAGGGAGACCTCTGGAGAGGTGCTGATGAGCACAGGAGACAACTTGTGCAGAGCAGGGTGGCACCAGTTACAGACACCACATCTCACACTGGTGTGCTCTGGTGTGCACTGGTGTGCTTGCTCCTCATTTTGGGTGGTTCTCTGTTGCTAGTGATGGGGAAGGCTGAGAAATGACTCTCAGGGGTGATGAGTAACATGTTCTGTGGTGGAAGATTGGATGTGCTGCCAGGTGGGCACACTCCTGGCCAAGGGGCCATACAAAAGCTGCTGAGTTTTAGCTTCAGACAGCCCAGGGGgtgcccatcccttccctcgGCTTCAGCTGGGAGATAAGACCCAGCAGCTCAGTTCTGATACAAAGGTATCAGCTGGTTTCAAAGGCAAACCACAGGCTGATAAAGTGCTTTGGGTGGTTTTGCTTGGTGCAATGAACCTCTTGGGATCTTTGAGCTGAATTCAGGTTTTCCTCCCAAGGCAGCAGGTGATCAGTGCCTGCCTtctgcagagaaacagcaacagagcatccccagagctgagctcagGATGGGGCCCCAGAGGAGAATCTGCTCCCAGGGGGGCCACGTGGAAGGGAAGGGTTTAGGGCTAAGGAGGCTGAGCCATTCTCAGCCAGAAGTTTGGCTTCTTGCCCTGCTCAGAGTGGTTGTGGTGGGGTCCTCTCTGCCCTGTTTTCCCAGGCAGGAGTGGAGCAGCCTTTTCCAGACCTGGcacactcaggaaaaaaacaccaaaacctttatttttttggcaCCAGCAAGAGACAGCGTTTTGAGAACAAAGCTGAACGATGTGGTTGCATAATGAGCATCCTTTTAGCAGGCTCCTCTGAGGAGGAGACACATCCTGCATCTGTGCTGTGACAACAcccagctggctggctggg
Above is a window of Heliangelus exortis chromosome 21, bHelExo1.hap1, whole genome shotgun sequence DNA encoding:
- the LOC139806071 gene encoding C-C motif chemokine 4-like; translation: MEFSAAILALLFIAASCSQTFSGPAGSDLPTCCISYTHHRLPGKLILGYYSSSTSCSLQAIVFITRRGRQVCANPRDTWVQHHLKNLKQK